The nucleotide sequence CGGTAGTAACCGAGAAAACGACGAATCACGCGGTTGACCTCCATGAATATATGAGAATGATTATCATCATAGTGCAATAGACACGAGGCGTCAAAACATCCCTTCCCTATAAGCGATTCTCCGAATACGGCTTCAGGCTGAATCGCGTTTGCCCGTCCCCGACGGACAGCGTATGCGTCGAGAGCCGCTCCAGGAACCGGCCTTCGTCCGCCTCGATCTCGCCGGCGAGCGCCGCCATCAGCGTCGATTTGCCCGCGCCGTTGACGCCGACGACGCCGATCCGGTTCTCCCGCTTCATGACCGCCGGTCCGCCGCATCCTTGCGCAAATCCGCCAGCTCTTCTTCCGCCACCTTGCGGCCGCCGTAGCGAACCTCGCTGTACAGACGGACGAGCCGATCGGCCGCCACGTTCAGCCGGATGCCGCCGCGCTGCCACAACCGGCCGGTCTCCAGGGGCGTCAGACTGGCTTGGTGAACGTAGCCCTTTCTCTTCGCTTGGCGGACCGCGTCCGCGTACACTTCGCGCAGACGTTCCTCATTCGTAGCCGGCCCCTGCTTGCCCCGACCGCTCAGGCGCTTCAGGAAGCGGAACGCCCGGCCGATCCGCTCGGGCCTTTCCAGCTTCTCCGTCTCGTCGCGGAAGCCTGGCCCGGCATCTTCGACGGATACCGGATGCAACCATCTCGCGATCAGCCGCTTGACCCACCGAACCAGCATCGGAAGCCCCGTGCGCCATAACCACCGGCCGAGATAGAACAGAGCGGCGACGGCAGCCGCCACCATCGCCGCCCACATCAGACGCTCAAGCCATACCCACAGCCAGAACGGCTCTCCCGGCTCGGCCGGGAACATCTCCTGCCGCTGCGGCGTCCGCTCGGGCATCGGCGGAGGCTCTTCGGCCGGCATACGTTCGGGCCACAGCCCGATCAGCCAGCGCCACAGCTCGCGCAGCGCTTCCGGAAGCAGGCGCAGCGCGCCGATCCCGAACACGGCGGCGAGCAGCAGCGCCGTCCATCGCCGGTTCGCCTTCCGGACCGAGACCGACGGCCGGTCGTTCTCCGAGCGCGAGAGGGCTTCGTTCAGCAGCACCTTGTTGTTCAGATCCGCGAACAACAGGATCAGGCTTAGCATGCCGGCCCATCCGATCCAGCGGCGATACTCTCCGAAGTGATCTACCGGCAGAGCCAAGCCGATCGCGGCGCTTGCGTAGCCGACGATCCCGGCGGCGTACACCGCGATCGGCAGCCATCCCTCGCCCGCGTACGCGCGGGACAACGCGCCCCGCGCCGCCATGACGATCCCGGCGCCGAACCAGACCAGACCCGACGGCATGTTCCCGAAGGCGTAAAACTTGGATAAAGCGCCGGCCATGATGCCGAGCAGGATGCCCGGCCAGACGCGCTTCGTCCAGACGACGCCCATCCACGCGGCCGTATAAGACAAGAGCAGCAGGAGGAGGCAGAAGATCAGGGGGCGTCCCGCCTCCGACAACCGGTCGATAAAGACGGCATACGGCAGCAGCACGAGCAGCTCCAGCGCTCCGTACAAGGCGGCTCGTCCGGCTTGGTCAAACCGCAACCGTATCATGTCCGATCCCCTCCCGTTCCGGCGTCGCTTGCGGGATTTCCAGCACCTCCACCCGGTGGCCGGCTTGGCGGAGGCGGTCGATCTGGCTCGACATCTGCCCGGATACTTCGCACGTCACCAGCACATAATCGGTCCGGTCGCGGGAGGGCGCAGCCAGCGCCAGATCCGCTTCCTCGCGAAGCATCTCGTAGAACGGCAGCCGGCAGCGCATCGCGATTCCGGCCATTTCGGCCAGGATGGCGTCCCGGCCGATAACGCCGGCCTCCGGTTGCAGCCGGACGGGTTCCCCGCCGTCCCGTTCGGCGTTGTGGGCGAAGCCGACCGCCAGACCCGCTCCGGTCACACGCGTGGCCAATGTGGCCGCGATGCGGATTCCCGTCTCGATGCGCTCCGGATCGCTGACATCCCGCCACATCCCCTCCGACACTTCGACGTTCAGCAGCATCATCAGCCGCAAATCCGCGGTATAGTCCCGCTTGTGGACGAGCCATTCCTCCTGCCGCGAGCTGGCTTTCCAATGAATCCGGTTCATCGGGTCCCCGTCCCGGTACGGACGAATGCCCGCGAACTCGAACGGGTCCTCCACGATCCAGCGCCGAACGGTCAACTCGCCCATCAGGCGCACGGCCGATGGAGGCAGCTCCGCATCGGATAGCAGGCGCGGATAGACGATCAGCTTCGCTTCCGTCGGGAGAGACCGGGTGCTGCTGCGCAATCCGAGCAAATCTCCGTAGGTGACGGCCACGGACTGCATCCGGAAGATTCCCCGGCGGCGGCACGTCAGACCGTGAACGCGCCGGATTCGCGTGTACGGCTGGAGGCTGAACAGGCTTTTATGGTATTGGAACAGCTCCCCGCCCCTGTTCACATTCACCTCCTGCATCGAATCGAAGTGCAGCGAAGCGTCCACATTCGTCTCGAAACGCACCCACGGCACCGGCAGCGGTTTGGCGTTCTCGATGATTTCCGCCAGCTCGGCGCGGTCTCCCTCGTACACGCGGTCCGTCACAAAAAAGCGGCGGTAGGACAGCTTCCGGCTGCCGAAACGGTGGATCAGAGCCATTTGCGCCCAGGACACGGCCACGGCGACGATCATCATCCACAGCATCGGACCGTCCTCAGTCGGCGCCGATCGCCGCTTCGGTCGGGACGGGCACGGCGGCGAGCAAGCCGTCTACGACCTTCTCCGCCAGACCGTTCTCGGCGCGGTGGCGGTTGCGAAGCACGATCCGGTGCGCCCACACCGGCTTGGCCATCGCCTTGATATCGTCGGGCAGGACGAAGCCGCGGCCGTCGATCGCCGCCCGGGCCTGGGCCGCGCGAAGCAGCGCTTGCGTCGCCCTCGGGCTGATGCCGAGCGCAAGCTCCGGTTGGTTCCGGCTTTGCTCGGCCAGCCGCACGATATACCGGAGCAGATCGGGCTCCGCCTTGACTTGGGACACCGCGCGTGCCGCCGAGGCCAGTTCGTCCGGCTCGGCGACGGCTTCCGTCTCGGCCAGCGGATCGGCGGTCCGGAACCGGTCGAGGATGGCGACGCCCTCTTCCGTGGACGGATATCCCATCGCGATTTTCAGCAGAAACCGGTCCAACTGCGCTTCCGGGAGCGGGAACGTGCCCTGATTGTCCACCGGATTCTGCGTGGCGATCACCATGAACGGCTGCGGCAAGCTATGGGTCGTGCCGTCGATGCTGATCTGCCGCTCCTCCATGCACTCCAGCAGGCTGGATTGCGTGCGCGGCGTCGCCCGGTTGATCTCGTCCGCCAGAACGAGATGGGCGAACAGCGGTCCCGGCCGGAACTCGAATTCCTCCGTCTTTTTGTTGAACGCCTGAACCCCCGTCAAATCCGAAGGCAGCAGGTCCGGGGTGAACTGCACCCGGCGGAACGCGCACTGAACCGACCGGGCCAGCGTCTTCGCCAGCAGCGTCTTTCCCGTGCCCGGCACATCCTCCAGCAGCACGTGGCCGCCCGACAGCAGCGCGATTAGCAGGTGGTCGACGACTTCGGTTTTCCCGACCATCACCCGGTGGATATTGTCGCGGATGCGGTCCGCAAGCCTTTTGACGTCATGCGCGTTCATCGGATCATCTCCCCATTTCGCCGGCGATAGCGTGTTTAAATTGGCTTTCAAACATGCGGCTGTAGTAGCCGCCGGTTCGCATGAGCTGCTCGTGGGTGCCCGCCTCGATGATGCCGCCCTTGTCGATGACGAGAATCTGGTCCGCGTCCCGGATCGTGTTCAGCCGGTGCGCGATGATGAAGCAGGTGCGGCCCTGCATCAGCTTGAGCAGCGCTTCCTGAATGCGCAGCTCCGTCCGGGTGTCGATGCTGCTGGTCGCTTCGTCCAGAATCAGAATCGGGCTGTCCGCCAAGATGACGCGGGCGATGGCGAGCAGTTGCCGCTGGCCCTGGCTCAGATTGCCGCCGCTCTCCGACAGCATCGTGTCGTAGCCGTGCGGCAGCCTGCGGATGAACTCGTCCGCTCCGGCCAAGACGGCCGCCCGCCGCACCTCCTCCTCTCCCGCCTCCGGCCGGCCGTAGCGGATGTTCTCCGCGATCGTGCCCGAGAACAGATACGTATCCTGGAGCACGATGCCGAAGCATCGCCGCAGGCTCTCCCGCGTATACGTCCGGATGTCCCGGCCGTCGAGGTAAATCGCCCCTTCGCTGACGTCGTAGAACCGCGTCAGCAGATTCACGATGGTCGTCTTGCCCGCTCCCGTCGGACCGACGAGCGCCACCCGGCTGCCGGGCGCGGCCTCGAAGCTGACGTTCCGCAGGATCGGCGCATCGGGGCGGTAGCCGAAGCCGACGCGGTCGAACCGGACGCGGCCTTCCGGCTGCACGAGCGCCGTCGCGGTCTCGCCGTCCGCCGGCTCCTCCGCTTCGTCCAGCACCTCGAAGGCCCGTTCGGCGCCCGCGATCCCGGACTGCAGCAGGTTGTACGTATTCGCCAGATCGTTCAGCGGCCGGACGAACTGGCGGGAATAGCCGATAAAGCTGGCGATGACGCCGACGGAGATGTCTCCCCTGACGGCCAGCACTCCGCCCACGATGGCGATGGCGGCGAACCCGATATTGTTGATGACGCCCAGCATCGGCATCAGGAAGCCGGACACGATCTGCGCCTTTAATCCGACCTCGAACAGCTTTTTGTTCACTTCTTCGAATTCTTCGATCACCTTCGACTCCCGGTTGAACGCTTTGACCGCTTCGAGTCCGGAGATCGTCTCCTCGATATGCCCGTTCAACCGGCCGAGCTGCGCTTGCTGCTCCTTGAACAGCACGCGTGTCCGCCGCGTGATGCCGCGGGCGAGCGAATAGACGAGCGGAACGGTGATCAGCGACGCCAGCGTCAGGACGGGACTCAGCCACACCATCAAAACGAGCGAGCCGACGATGGAGATCGTTCCGTTCATCAACTGCGCGGAAGATTGGGAGATCGACTGGCTGACATTGTCGATATCGTTGGATAACCGGCTCATCACCTCGCCGTGCGGCTTCGAATCGAAATAACCGAGCGGCATGCGCTGGAGCTTGGCGAACAGCGCCGTCCGCATGTTGCGCACGATGCGCTGGGCGATGCCGGCCATCAGCCAGCTCTGGAGAAACGCCAGCCCGCCATCCGCCATATACGCGGCGGCCAGCGCCGTCAGGACGATCCGCAGCACGCTCCAATCGACCGTTTCCCCAGACATCGCGTCGACGGCGATCCCGATCAGATAGGGAGTGCCCAGCGTGATGGCGGAGTTGATGAGGATAAAGAGAAATACGGCCGTCAGCAGCTTGCGTTCGCCGCCGATATACCGCCACAGCCGCTTCAGCGACGCGCCGAACTGCTTCGGCTTGACGACAGGCCCGCGCGAGCCCGGATGCCCTCCGCCGAAACCTCCCAACGGACGAATCGGCGCTCCGGCGGCATCGGCGATCGGCCTCGCTCCGGCGTCTCTTTTATCGGGTCCGGACATCGCCGATCGCCTCCTTTCCCATCTGCGAACGGTAGATTTCCCGGTACACGGCGCAGTTCCCGAGCAGCGACTCGTGCGTGCCGACGCCGACGACCGAACCCCGATCCATCACCACGATCTTGTCCGCGTCCATGATCGACGAGATCCGTTGGGCGATCAGAATGCAGGTGATTCCTCTCGCATAGGTGCGGATCGATTCCTTGATGCGCGCTTCCGTCAGCGCGTCGACCGCGCTTGTGCTGTCGTCGAGCACCAGGATGTCCGGCCGGCGGACGAGCGCCCGCGCGATGGATATCCGCTGCTTCTGACCCCCGGACAAGTTCACGCCGCGCTGGCCGATCCTTGTCTCGTAGCCTTCCGGCAGAGCCGTGATGAAGGAGTGGGCTTCTGCCATTTTCGCGGCTTGCTCGATCTCCTCCCGGGTCGCTTCGTCGCGGCCCCAGCGGATATTGTCGGCGATCGTGCCGGTGAACAGCACGCTTTTTTGCGGCACGATGGCGATGCGTTCGCGCAGCAGGCTCGGACGGATTCGCCGAACGTCGATGCCGTTTACCTTGACGGTTCCGGATACGGCGTCGTACAACCGGGGAATCAACCCGATCAAGGTGCTTTTCCCCGAACCGGTCGAGCCGATGATGCCGACCGTCTCGCCGGGTAGAACGGTGAGATGGATGCGGCGAAGCACGGGTTCGCCCGGCGAGCCGGCATACGAAAACGTCACGTCCTCGAAATCGATCCTTCCCCGTTCCCCCGCCCGTTCCCGGACTTCTTCCGCTTGTCCGGCGGACATCGCATCGCGCTCCGCGAACACTTCCCCGATCCGGGCCGCCGAAGCTCTCGCCCGAACGAACATGTTCACGACCATCGAGACGACCATCAGCGCAAACAAAATCTGCGTCATGTAGTTAATGAAGGCGACGATATGGCCGACCTGCATGGCGCCTCTGTCGACGCCCAGCCCGCCGAAGCCGAGAACGGCCAGAATGCCCAGATTGACGGTCAGCACCGTCGCCGGATTGAACAAGGCCATGACGCGGGCCACCGCAACCGAGCGGCCGGTAAACTCGTCGTTGGCGCGGGCGAACTTCTCCACCTCGTAATCGTGGCGGTTAAACGCGCGCACAACGCGGACGCCCGACAAATATTCGCGCATAACCCCGTTTAACCGGTCCAGCGCCTGCTGGACGCTCAGAAACCGCGGAAACCCGAGCTTCATGTTCAGCGCAACCAGCAGCGCGACGATCGGCACGATGACGGCCGGCACGATCGACAGCTTGGGACTCAAGCTGACCGCCATAATCAAGCTGCCGACGCCGAGCATCGGCGCCTTGACGAAAATGCGCATAAGTCCGTTGACGAAGTTCTGCACTTGCGTGACGTCGTTCGTCAGCCGCGTGACCAGGGAAGCCCTTTCGAAGCGGTCGATGTTCGCAAATCCGAGGGACTGGATATGCTTGAACAGGTCGGATCGAAGCTCCGCGCCGAACCGTTGGGACACGCGGCTCGCGATCAAGTTGCGGGACGCCGCCGAAGCCGCGCCCACCGCCGTAACGAGAAGCATCAAGCCGCCCAGCTTCAGGACGACGTCCATTCTCTGCTCGGCGATCCCCCTGTCGATGATAAAGGCCATAATCGTCGGTTGAAACAAGTCGCACAGCGCCTCGATGAGCACAAAGAAGACGGCGCCCAGAAATGGCTTCCCGTGCTTTTGAATGTAGGGAGCCATAAATTTCAAGCCGTTCGCCTCCCGTCCGCTTCCAATAGATGTCTCCTTCAAACATACTCCTAGCGAGGCGGATTGTCACGTTTAAATTTTGCCGGGAACCGGTCCCGCCGTTGTTCCCGTCCGCCCGTTCCGGGCAGTATCCGCATCGGACAGTTGCAGCATATAATGATTCGACTCGCATCACAAGCATTCGCAAGGGAGGGGCGCGAATGGCAGCCTATTTGAATTTTCGCCGGACGATGAACAGGATCGGACGGGCATTGAAACGGAAAAGGCCGCTCTCGCTCGTTCGGATCGGGGACGGGGAGAACATCGTGCTTGCCCAAAATACCGTCTGGCCGATGCGGCAAGTGCTGGAGCAGCCGTGGGCCGTCAAAGCGAACCAAGGGCTTATGGGCGTTCGGCTGCCCAATCTGCAAGTGCGCGATCGGATGGTGCGCGCGATCCGGCAAGCGACGATCGTCGGCGTGCTTCCTCCCGGCGACCGGATCATCAAAGCTCCCGCCTATCTCAAACGGCCGCTGACCGACAAAGTTTTCCGTTACTACGGCTTGAAGCCGAAGCTGGTCTGTCATGCCTGCGTCAACAGGCAAATGCCGGGCAAGCGGCTGTTCTGGAAGACGATCCGCAACAGACGCCTTCTGATCGTCAACCGGGACCCCGACCGATTGCGCCAAAAGCTGGAGCGGCAGTCCCGCGCGATCCGCGTGACGGAAACGGTCCGGCTTGAGGATGCCGGAGAGCTTCCCCTGGCGATGAAGCGGATCTACGCCGCTCGCCGCAAATTCGATCTGGCGCTGCTGTCCTGCGGGGTCAACGCGGTGATCCTCGCGCCGTGGATCGCCGGCAAGACGGGCCGCGTCGCTATCGACTTCGGCAGCGCATTCCCGGATCGCAGCGCCGGGGACCGCAAGCGCAATCCCGAGGCGCGGGCGTCCCGCTTGCGTTAGGCCGATCCGCCGCCCAGCTTGACCACTTGCGCGGCTGTCCCCCGGCCGCCGATCGCATGGCGGGTGTCGTAGACCAGCTTCGCGCAGGCGGCGATTCTCTCCGCCGGCATGACGGAATGATCGGTATGCACGATCACGCAATCCGCTTCCGCGATCGCTTCCGCCGTCGGCTCGACCGCCGTCAGCGTCAGCCCGGACGCCAATCGGAGCGAGGCGACGAACGGGTCGCAGAACCGGACGTCGGCGCCTTCCTCGACCAGCAGCCGGATCAGCTCCAGGGCGCTCGATTCCCGCAGATCCGCCACGTCCCGCTTGTACGTGACGCCGTATACGAGAATCCGGGCCCCGGACAGCGTCGTGCCGGGCGCCAACAGTCGCCGCACTTCCGCCGCCACATAAGCGGGCATGGAAGCGTTGATTCGGCCGGACAGCTCGATGAAGCTGCTTTCGAGTCCGGCCTCTTTCGCCTTCCACTGCAAGTAGAGCGGATCGACGGGAATGCAGTGGCCGCCGATGCCCGGACCCGGGTAAAAAGGCATAAAACCGTACGGCTTCGTGGATGCCGCCGCGATCACCTCCCAGATGTCGACCTTCAGCCTGTCGCAAACCAGCGCCAATTCATTGATAAACGCGATATTGACAAGCCGGAACGAATTCTCCAGCAGCTTGGCCGTCTCCGCGATCTCCGGGGTCGGCACCGGCACGATCCGGTCGAACACTTGGCCGTACAGCTCCGATGCTTTCGCCCGGCAAGCGGCCGTTACCCCGCTGACCAGCTTGGGCACCTGATGGAGCGCATATTGCTTGTTTCCGGGATCGATCCTCTCCGGCGAATACGCCAGGTGAAAATCCCGTCCGGCAGACAAACCTCCTTGTTCCAGAATCGGCCGGACGATCCCGGTGGTGGTGCCGGGGAACGTCGAACTTTCGACGACGATTAGTTGGCCCGGCTTCAGATGAGGCCTTATCCGCTCGCAGGCGTCGCTCAAATGCGACAAATCCGGCGTCCGCTCCTCCGTGAGCGGCGTCGGCACGCAGACGACGATCGCGTCGGCCACGGCCAGCGCGGCGAAATCCGTCGCCCCGCGCAGCATTCCCGCCTCGACGGCTTGGCCGACAACCGAGCCGTTCACATCCGGGATGTAGCTGATGCCTGCGTTCAGCTTGCGAATCTTCGTCTCGTCCGTATCGATCCCGATCACTTGATGCCCCGCCCGTACAAAAGCGGCGGCCAGAGGCAGGCCGACGTAACCGAGCCCGACTAAACCGATGACGCTTGCCCCCGCATGGGCCGCCGCGCGATCGCTGGTACCCAAGCCGTTGTCCCCCTTCTCCCGCCCTCTCAACGCTTATTGGATAGAATATGAGAGAAGAGGCGAACGGAAACGTCCGGTGTCCGAAGGCCATAGCCTTTTCCGAAGAGGAGCGCATCTATGAACAGCGCAGAAAAAAACGGGGTGACGATCGTGACCGCAACGATGCGTCCCCCCTATATCGACAACGTCTTCCGAAATTACGCCCGGCAGAAATGGAAGCCCAAAGAACTGATCATCGTGCTGAACAAATCGGGCATGCGAATCAGCCGTTACCGGAAGTTCGCCGCCCGTTATCCGAACGTGCGCGTCTTCCGCCTCCCGGAGCGGAATTCGCTCGGGCAATGCCTGAACTTCGCTGCCAAGCAGGCGAAATACCCGTACATCGCCAAGTTCGACGACGACGATTATTACGGTCCCGCCTATATTCCCGAAGCGATGAGCCGGTTCTCCCGGCAAAAAGCAGACCTCGTCGGCAAGCATTCGTTTTTCTTTTATTTCCCCCACCTGAAGGTACTGGCGTTAAGAGTGCGGGCCTTCCATCCCTATTCCGGCCGGAACCGGATCGCCGGAGCGACGATTATGTTCCACAAGCGCGTGATGCGCAAAGTCCAATTCAGCCGTGTGCGCCAAGGCTCGGACGTCAAGTTTGTGGAGGCGTGCCTTCGCGAAGGGTTCAAGCTCTCCGGCACGTCCCCGTACCATTTCGCCGCGATCCGCCGGGCCAACCGCCTGTCGCATACGTGGAAAGTGTCTGAACGCGAGCTGCTCGCCGGGAAGTCGATGCGCCTGATCAAGACGGAACACTTCGAGAAATACGTTAACCGGCAGGTTCTGCTGTGAATCCGTCCGCCGCCGATCCCTGCGCAGCCGGTCGCGAACGGCGAAAAATCCCCTCCGGTCAAAAGATGTAACGACCGTGAGGGGATTTGTTCGTTTCTTTCCAAGTTATTTGATTGTCAGGTAAAGCATTTTGGCCAATTCCGAACGCGTGACATTCGCTTTCGGCTCAAACCGGTTGTCGCCTCTTCCTTCGACGATTCCGGCCGCTTTGGCCCGTTTCACATGCTCCCTGGCCCATTCGGAAATTTCGCCGCGATCCGCAAAATCCGCCGTATCGGCGCCGGGCCAAGCTTTGTTCCGGTAATCGGCCAGCCTCATCAGCACCGTCACCGCTTCTTCCCGCGTCAGCGAATCTTCCGGCCGGAATCGGCCGTTATATCCTTCCGCCAAACCGATTTCAGCGGCTTTGGAGACGAATCCCGCGTAATACTTGTCTTTGCTCACGTCGCTGAAGACCTCCGCATACTCCGGCTCCGTGAATCCCAGCGAGCGGACGGCCATCGTGATCAAATCCGCTCTCGTGATGGGCCGGTCGGGGGCAAAATGTTCCTCGTCCACGCCATTGACAATATGCTTGGCCGCCAGCTTGCTCACGTAAGTCTCGGCCCAGTGCCCCTTCAGATCCGCGAAATCCTTATGCATCTCCAGCACGGCGTAATAAGAGAAATGATCCGTTGTGAACGTGACTTTGCCGCCGCCGAACTCTCCGCCGACGTATTGGGCGTTCTGGCCGTCGACATAATAGACTCCCGCGTAATCCGGTTGAATCGAATTCAGCTTCTGATGCGGCAGCGTCCATTCGACGGTAATCGGACCGTCGAACTGATGCACGGATGTTCGTACGTTTTCTCCGATCGCATCCAGTTCCAGCGAGAGAATCGTTCCGGTGGATGCGAGATCCGGATATTGCCGAAGGGAACGGCTCTCGACGCTTGCCGCTTCGGCGGACGGCACGGAATTTACGCGGAACTGGACATGAACCGCATTCAGCGCTTCCGAGGCGATCGAGCTTCCCGGGATGATAATGGAAACGTCGTGCGTTTCGAGCCTGAGGTTCATGCCGGCTTGCTTGATCTTGCGCAGACTGTCCGCATCAAAGGCCACCTGGGCTTGAGGACGGCTGTCAGGCGTCGCGAGCCGGATGCGTATCGTATTTCCGTTTCCTTGGGCGAGCGCTTCGTCGATCGACGCTTTGCCGACTTCGAAGGTGCCGTCCGGTTTTTGCACGGGTGTAACCGTGATGCCCCCGTCTTGCTGCGGCTCGCCCGTTCGGGAATGATGCCCGTATAACCGGAATCGGACGTCTTGACCATGCTCACCGTTTTATACGCGGCATCCGACGGCAGCTTGTAAAAGACCGTCGCCGTTACGCTCTCGTTCGCGTACGTAGAATCCGTCACGGTGCTTTCCGGGTCCTTGATATCGGCGGTGATGACCAGATCGTTCGCGGCATTGCCGCTTGTCACCGGCGTATGTACCACAACCGGCGGGAGATTGGCCGGCATGTCCGGCAGGATGACCGGACTGGAAGGCACCTGACCGGAAGTTACGCTTCCGGGCGTAGGCGCAGCGAGAATCTGCAGTATCGCCTCGTCGATTCCCGAATCGGCCAGCTTGTACTGCACGCCTTGATCTTCGGCGGTATCTCCGGACAGATAGGAGGCTCTGGCGATCTCGACGCCTTGTTTGTTTTTGATAATGACTCCGCGATCGCCGCCGTTCGCAAACCCCTGAAAGCCGCTTACGTTCACGACTTGCGATTCCGTCAGAGAAACGCCGTAATAATCGTTAAATTCTTGCAAGGACCGGTTTTTATTGTTGTACCAAAAGACGAGAGTTTGCTGAGGCTG is from Paenibacillus thermoaerophilus and encodes:
- a CDS encoding S-layer homology domain-containing protein, whose translation is MNLRLETHDVSIIIPGSSIASEALNAVHVQFRVNSVPSAEAASVESRSLRQYPDLASTGTILSLELDAIGENVRTSVHQFDGPITVEWTLPHQKLNSIQPDYAGVYYVDGQNAQYVGGEFGGGKVTFTTDHFSYYAVLEMHKDFADLKGHWAETYVSKLAAKHIVNGVDEEHFAPDRPITRADLITMAVRSLGFTEPEYAEVFSDVSKDKYYAGFVSKAAEIGLAEGYNGRFRPEDSLTREEAVTVLMRLADYRNKAWPGADTADFADRGEISEWAREHVKRAKAAGIVEGRGDNRFEPKANVTRSELAKMLYLTIK